The DNA sequence TGACCACAAGAGCTTCACGGACCGCGCTCCGAAGCTCGGCGGTCTGATCGAGTTCTACCGTTCGCCGGCCCGCCTGCAGTGGTCGCCGACCGGCACGAACGTTCCTGACTATCCGAAGCTGGCTCAGCTGTGGTGGCAGGCGATCGGTGACGCATCCTCGGGTGCCAAGACCGCTCAGGAAGCCATGGACTCGCTGTGCGCCGAGCAGGAGAAGGTTCTCTCCCGCCTCGAGCGTTCGGGCGTCCAGGGCGACATCGGTCCGAAGCTCGCCGAAGAGCACGATCTCGAATACTGGAACCAGGACGCCGTTTCCAAGGGCAACCTCGCTCCACAGCTGAAGATCGAGAACGAGAAGGAAAAGCCGCAGACCGTCAACTACGACGATCTGGTCAAGAGCTGGCAGAAGTAAAAAAGAAGGCCGCCCCGACCGGGCGGCCTTTTTCTTGCAGGAGATGCGGCACCGGGGTCGGCAACGGCTCCGGTTTTTCGTTGCCTGTAAGCAGATCACCGGGGCGAGCGCGGAAAGCCTTGCCGCCCAAGCCACGCCACGGCCAGAGCCGGGAGCAGGATCGCCAGCAGCATGACGGGAAGAACTGTCGCGCCGGCGCTGTCGAGCAGAAGCCCGCCGGCCAACCCGCCGCCGGCCATCGCCGCATTCCAGCCGGTGACGATCATCGACTGCGCCGCATCGGCCTCCGCGCCGGCAGCCTTTGCAGAAGCTGTCTGAAACAATGTCGGCGCGCCACCGAAAGCCAGACCCCAGGCAACGACACCGAGATAGATCGCCAGCGGCTGCGCTATGAAGACAGCAAGCAGCAGCGATGCCGCTGCAAAAAGCGCCGCGCTCGCCAGCACCAGCAGGCGCAGGTGCCGGTCGACCAGCGCCCCGATGATCGGAATGACGGCCAGCGAGGCCACGCCGAAGACGAACAGCAACCGGTCGGCGTCCGCATCCAGGCCCGACGGCTGCAGGTACGGCACGATGTAGGTGTAGAGAATGTTGTGGGCGAGAACGAAGGCGAACATCACGAAGAGCACTGGCCGGACGCCGGGCAGCCGAAACACCGATGAAAGTACCAGCCGCCGCGCGGTGCGCTGCCCCGGCAAGTCGGGAACCGCCCACAGGACCCAGGCGACGAGGAGCACGGTGGTCACGGTGAGGAGGCCGAAAGTCAGCCGCCAGCCGGTCATGGCGCCAAGCATCGTTCCGGCGGGAATGCCGATCGAGAGCGCCACCGGCGCACCGAGCATGGCGATGGCGATCGCCCTGCCCTGTTGCTCAGGCGCCACCATGCGACTGGCGTAACCGGCCGCAAGCGCCCAGAGCAGGCCGGCAAAGACACCGGCGACAAAGCGGGCTGCCATCGTCAGGACATAGTCGTTCGAGAACGCGGTCACCGTGTTGACCACGGCAAAGCCGGAGATTGCTGCGACCAGCAGCGGCCGCCGGCGCCAGGTCCTCGTCAGCGCAACGAGCGGGATGGCGGCGACGAGCGAACCGATCGCGTAGATCGTCACCATCTGTCCGGCCAGCGATTGTGAGACGCCGAGATCGGCGCCGATCTGCGGTAGCAGGCCGGCCGGCAGTGCCTCCGTGAGGATGGTAACGAAGCCGGCCGTCGCAAGTGCAAGCAGCGCCGAAAGCGGCAGCCCGCGCTCAGGGATCGCCGGCGGCCGCAATGCAGCTTCCTGCACTGGCGCAAGTGTACGGTTGATGGTTTGCATGGAAATTGTCTTTCAGGGTGATCGCCGACGGCATCCGCCTAGCGGCAGGGACGGAAACGCGCGCAAGTCGTTCGCCGCCGGCTGGGGAGGCTCGCTGTCTCGCCTATGCCGACACGGCAGGTGCCGTTCGCTTGGGCAGCACCAGGTCATCAACGCGATAGGTGTGGAACTCAAAGGTCGAGACCGAATGCAGCGCCCCGAATTTTTCGAGGAACACGGGGTCGCTGAAGAATTCCTCAACGTTCCCTTCGCCGGCTATCGCTTCGATGTTGACCACCGTCTTGCCGTCGGTGCTCTTGGAGAGGTTGCTCCAGAGAAAGCCCTCCTTGCGCTCGGCCACATAGTGCACGACGTCCTGGATCAGGCGAAACGCCTCTTCCTGCTTGCCCTCGTGGGCGTGAATGACATTGACGATGAAGACGGTGGGTTGCGGACCCCCACGGAATCCGGCCAACAGTGCCTGCTGCATGTTTTCTCCTTTTCGCCGACGGTGTTGCGCGCCTCAAGTGCGCTGTGTCGGGCAGGCGGACTGTGGCGAGCTTCCAATAAAAGAAAAATGCGCTACAGATCCGAAGATATCGGACAAAAATATCTGCAATCCCGATCAACGGACGAGGACGACGAATGGACAGCCTTGGAGCGCTCAACGCTTTCGTGCAGGCGGCAGAGGCTCGCAGCTTCACCGGGGCCGCGACGCAGCTCGGCGTTTCACCGTCGGCTGTCGGCAAGGCGATTGCTCGTCTAGAGGAACGCTTGTGTGTTCGCCTTTTTCATCGCAGTACCCGCAGCGTCACGTTGACGCCGGAAGGCACGCTGTTTCTCGAACGCTGCCGGCGGATTTTTTGCGAGGTCGAAGCCGCCGAGACCGAACTGATGCAGAGCCAGGAGGTTCCGCGGGGCAAGCTGCGCGTCAGCCTGCC is a window from the Ensifer adhaerens genome containing:
- a CDS encoding antibiotic biosynthesis monooxygenase; this translates as MQQALLAGFRGGPQPTVFIVNVIHAHEGKQEEAFRLIQDVVHYVAERKEGFLWSNLSKSTDGKTVVNIEAIAGEGNVEEFFSDPVFLEKFGALHSVSTFEFHTYRVDDLVLPKRTAPAVSA
- a CDS encoding MFS transporter → MQTINRTLAPVQEAALRPPAIPERGLPLSALLALATAGFVTILTEALPAGLLPQIGADLGVSQSLAGQMVTIYAIGSLVAAIPLVALTRTWRRRPLLVAAISGFAVVNTVTAFSNDYVLTMAARFVAGVFAGLLWALAAGYASRMVAPEQQGRAIAIAMLGAPVALSIGIPAGTMLGAMTGWRLTFGLLTVTTVLLVAWVLWAVPDLPGQRTARRLVLSSVFRLPGVRPVLFVMFAFVLAHNILYTYIVPYLQPSGLDADADRLLFVFGVASLAVIPIIGALVDRHLRLLVLASAALFAAASLLLAVFIAQPLAIYLGVVAWGLAFGGAPTLFQTASAKAAGAEADAAQSMIVTGWNAAMAGGGLAGGLLLDSAGATVLPVMLLAILLPALAVAWLGRQGFPRSPR